The Fusibacter sp. A1 DNA segment AATAATGGATGGCTTCACCCTTGTTGACCTTTTTCTTGTCTATGTCATGCGATAACCTAAAACTCGACGCTGTGATAATGACCATCAAACCTTCGGCGATAGGCAGCAGCACCACCATGTAAAAAAGCATGGTCGAGATGAATCCTGCTCGATAATAGGCTAAAGCGAACGTCAGGACAAGACTTGCAAGGTATGCGAGTCTGTTTTTAGTCATAAGATCACCCCTGAACGACTACGGTGTCAAGAATATCCTGAAGTATCATTTCTGGTGTCAGGTTTTCATATTTCGCTTCTGATTTAGGCACGATGCGGTGGGAACAGACGGAAATGAAGATCTGCTTCACGTCGTCCGGTGTGACAAAATCCCTACCCTGATAATAGGCCCAGGCCCTTGCCATTTTTGAAATATATAGTGTCGCCCTAGGACTAAGACCCAGTGCTATGTCATTGTGTGAACGCGTTTTGGAGACTAGATTGACAATATAGTCTTTCACCCTACGCTTAACCTTGACCTCTAGGATTTCCTGCTGGAGCCCTAGAATCGCTTTTAGGTCGGTGATGGCTTCTAACGTATCAAGCGGGTTTTCTGTAGCGAATCTTTCGATGATCTTCACCTCTTCCTCCGGTGAAGGGTATCCTATTTTGATCTTTATCAAAAACCTGTCAAGCTGTGCCTCTGGAAGCGGATAGGTGCCAAGATACTCCACAGGATTCTGTGTCGCGATGACGAAAAATGGTTTTGGAAGCGTATGTACTTGGCCGTCCACAGTGATTCTTTTTTCTTCCATCGCTTCAAGAAGACCCGCCTGTGTTTTAGGAGGCGTACGGTTGATTTCGTCGGCAAGGAAGACATTCGTCATAATCGCGCCTGGCTTGAATTCAAACCGTTGCTCTTTGGGATTGTACATCGAAAACCCGGTGATGTCTGACGGCATGACATCCGGCGTACAGGAAATCCTATTGTTTAAACCGCCGATCGTCTTTGAAAGAGCGATGGCAAGTGTGGTCTTCCCTGTTCCAGGCACGTCCTCGATAAGCACATGCCCATCACAAGCTAGTGCCAGACATAAAAGCTCTATCGGTTCACGTTTTCCAACCATGACCTTTGCGATATTGTCGGTCATGTCATGCAATAATGTTCTTTTGGTAAATTGAATTTCACTCATAAATTGCCCCCCTTATAATTGTGTTATACCCATCATAACATTAAATTTTTAGAAAATTCAAAATTGGACAAAAACGTCAATTTCTCATCGTATTCGATTACGACTTTGTAATAGGTGTGGTAAAAAAAAACAGCATTTTTAAGTGGGAATATGGACTTTTTTCATTTGAGTTGCTGAAAAGGATGATTTCTTAGGTAACTTAAGATACAATATTGTGTATCACGGCACGGTTAGGGTATCAGATTAACATAAGCCAAGGGGGGGTGACGGTATGCGCGAGGCAATCAGATATTTGATAAGCAGATGGTTTATCTGGGGAATAGGGATAGTGCTGATCGTCGTCCTGTCCTTGTCGATCATGATAACAAGACAAGCAAATCTTAGCTTGGACGAGGTGACCAACAACATCGTGGATGACGCCAGTGAACTTGTACTCATCCATGTGGAGGATTACGTTGAGCCGCTTTCTCTTTTTGACACGCTCATGATGGAGCTTTGGGATCCGACGATGGAGTTTGAAGAGCAGTCCATCGCTATAGAATCCATCGCCAGGCAGATTGTGAAACATTATCCTCAGATCGCAAGTGTGCAGATAGGTGACGAGTTTGGTGATTTTGTGATGTATCGCCAATTTGAAAATGGTGGGACACACACTAAATTCGTAAAAGCGAACGCACCTGAACCCCAAACGATCTGGCGTTATTTTGATGGAGATGAACTGGACTATATCACTTCGGAACCGGGAACGGACTACGATCCAAGAGTGAGACCCTGGTACATCGGGGCAAAAGCCAACAAGAGCCTTTACTTTACAGAACCTTATGTGTTTTTCACCGAACAGGTGCTTGGAATCACTGCGGCAAGTCCCATTTATGCGGACGGTGAGCTTTGGGGGGTATACAGCTTTGATATCCGCTTGCAGGACATGGTGGATTTTTTAGATTCGCTCGACCTGACCGCAAACGGCGAGGCCTTTATCGTCACCGAGAACAGAGATATCATCTCAAGTGCCTCGATCCCTTATTTTGAACTGGATCCTGTCACAAACACAAGGAAGATGCAAACCGAATACTGGAACTCCATTGAGAACGGAGTCATCGACGTCTTGCATCATGTGGAAGTGGGTGGCGAGGACCATCTGGTCATGTACAGAAAGGTCAGTACGGGTTTTAATAAGAACTGGCTTGTCGGTGTGATCATCAATACTTCCAACTTCAATTCAAAATTCAAGATCAACATCCAGTTTACAGGAGTTATCAGCATCCTGATCCTAATCCTTTCTGCGATGATGTTCTATTATAAGTTTAAAGAAAACAAAGTCAGGACGGAACTGATCAACATGGCCAAGTACGACCAGTTGACAACGCTCATGAACCGCCACTCCTTTGAAGAGGTGTTCAAACTGCTGGTTGAGAATTTTAGAAGCAGAGAGCAGCCGTTTTCAATTATTCTAGGCGATGTGGACTACTTTAAAAAGATTAATGACAATTTCGGACACAGCGTGGGCGATGAGATCCTTTCGGAACTGTCCAACCAGATCAAATTGAACTTAAGAAAGTCCGATTACGCCTGCAGGTGGGGCGGTGAGGAGTTCCTGATCGTCTTGTCCAACACGGACCACGAGTACGCGTGTATCGTCGCAGACAAGCTTAGAAAAGAGATTGAAGCCTTTCAGTTCAAGACCTCTGTCGGCGTCATCCATAATACCATCAGTTTTGGACTTGCGACCTATGATCGGGAGTATACCATGCTCGAACTGATCAACATCGCTGATGAAAAGCTCTATCAGGCAAAAGATGAGGGCAGAAACAGAATCAAGTGCTAAGGGTAAAAAAGCTGCCGCATTCGGGATAATCCCATATGCGGCAGCTTTTGTCATTTAAAGTAAAAGTCGAGTAGCGGCGTTGGACTACCCCCGCTGATCAGGTGCAGTTCGTGAAGTGCTCTTGAGGCTGCGATGTAGAGGTACTGGCGATCGCGTTCGCTGTTGTAGACCTCTTTGTCGGCATCCGCGATGATCACTGCGTCAAACTCCATCCCTTTGGCAAAGTAGACAGGACAGACGATCAGGCCATCGGGTAAGGTGAGCGTATCTTCTCTGATCAGGTGGGGATCCAAAGATTTCAGTTCATTTTGGAAGAGATACTGGGCCCTTTCCATGGTTTTTGTGATGATTGCGACGGTCCTATGACCTTCATCGAAGCAGGTCTGGATCAGATTTTTGATTGAATTCTCATCCCTCTTATGATGAAGTAGGGGTTTCTTTCCTTCTCTTTCGATGCGTCCCAAGGCGGCCGTGTCGCTGAAAAGACCAAGACATAAGTCGCTGATGCCGCTTGCGTTTCTGTATGCCGTTGTCAGTCTCATATGGAGCGCATCGTCAAATCCGAGCATCCGCTGGGCTCTCCTATGGTGCGAATCGTCCTTTTCTTCATTGAGGGACTGATGCACATCGCCAAGAATGGTGAAGTTGGCCTTTGGATACAAGCGTCTGAATAGAGCATAGTCAGTCGCATGGTAGTCTTGTGACTCATCGATGACCACATGTTTTATCGAGGTCATTTCATCCGAATCACCTATCAGAAGGCTGATATAAGCGAGGATGACATGGTCCGTTCTTGTGACAATGCCCCGGTCTAGCGCCTGCAGCGTGCTTTGGCACAGGTCTCTGATGACCTCATGGTCCGTGCCGCCTACATGATCAGTCCAGTAATCCGCGTCTTCAAGCAGGGCCCTATAGACGTCTATGGCGGTGAAGGAGACCATTTGTGAAAGTGTACGGCTCAGATTGCTGAAGGTCTTATATCTTTCGAGCCTGACGACGGCCCGGTGGTCGAAAGGATGGTCGCCTGCCATTAGGATGTCGAAGGTCAATTGTTTGGTCAGCGCTTTCACATGCTGTCTTGTTTTGCTTTTGATTTGCTCGGACTGCCGTTCCATACGAAGCTTGATAGAACGGTTTCTTGTCGTGTCGGTCAGTGCGTTTTTTATACTTTTAGCGGTTGCCAGTCGGATGTCTCCATAAAACACATCCGAATATTCTATGTGGTCGTTCGTGTAGGTCTCTACAAATTTTGTGAGCAAGGTCGGCATCCACTCGCTCTGCTTTAGCTTATCCATCCGCAGGGGACGGTGATCCAGGTTAAGCAGCGAGGGTTCTAGCAAACTCGAAGGATGCTCTGTTTTGTACGAACAGGGGCAGACGGTGTCAAGGATGCCCATAAGCGTATCGGTGCGTACCTGCTCTTCGCCTAGCTCTGGTATGACATGGCTGATATAATCCGAAAACACGTCGTTGGGTGAGACGATAAGCACATTTTGGGCGCTTAAGCTGTTCTTGATGCCGTGGTACATGAGATAGGCTATCCTGTGGAGCGCGACCACCGTCTTACCGCTGCCTGCGATGCCGTCTACAAAGAGGGCGGGTGACTTTCTCTCACGAATGATTTTGTTCTGCTCAGATTGGATGGTTTCGACGATCTGTCTCATGGGACCGGCCGTTCGTTCTGAAAGTGCCGCAACGAGCCGTTCGTCAGCGATATGGGCTTTGGTGTCATAGGCATGCTTAAGCACGCTGTTTTGTATGTCGAACTGTCTTTTTAACCTCACATCTCCGAAGATGTAACCGTCGGGTGCCTTATAACGGACTTGACCGATCTCGTAATCGTAAAACACACTGGCGATGGGCGTACGCCAATCGTAGATGTAGATGTCGAGTGTCTGATCGTCCATAAAATTGCCATAGCCGATATAGAGGTCCTCGTAATCGGATTCGCCGTTTTCCTTGTAGTCGATTCGGGCGAAATAGGGCTTATCCAGTAGCCTAGTGTACCTTTTCACATGCTTTCTCGCACTTTCGAGCTGCTCTAGCACCTGTTTTTCGACCACCAGGTTCTGACTGAACTCAGTCGCCTGTAAAAAATCACCTGGTGCCGATCCCAGCTGGTCCCAAAGATACTCGTTGGCATCCTTTAGGTTTGCCTGGGACTGGGCCAGGATCTGGCCGGACCTTGAGATAGCATCCCTCAGTCTTTGCTTTGTCAATTCGAGGTGCTGGCTTTCGTATTCCTGTATCTTCTTATTGATAAGCGACACTCCTCTCCGCAGTTTTGCTGAAGTTATAGGGTTTCATTGTATCAAGACTAAAACTTGGATAACAGTCTTTTTTTTTATGGTTGAAATGTGATATAATGTATATGGGAAAAGAGAGGAAAGAGCCTCATAAAAAACGGTAGCCGCGGCTACCGTTTTATTTTTTTTGTTCAACCTACAATCATCGGGTTCACTTCTCTTTGATCAAGTGGTCATGGTCGTCAAACATCCACGTTTCATGTTCCGCTTTTCTAATTTTGGATTCGACCATGGCAAGAAACTCTTTTTGCTGCTGCGTCAGTTCCTTTTTCTCATTCTTTTCTTCTTTTTTTTCAGTGATCAATTTCACTTCTTGTTTATCCATAAAGTCTCCTCCTTTTTATATGTATACCCATTTTGGAGGAAGAGTAAATCAATTTTTAAAACCACACTAAGAAATACTTATTGCAACGCTTTTATCACGTGAAACTTGTCTTTTTATACAGCAAGCACTTTTCATCTGAACATGCATTTTAAGGCGCTTCGCTTGAAAGGCAAGAAGACCCTTTTTAAGTAATCGTAGTTTTGCCTTATCTTTTAAGAGAAGCGTCTTAAAGAGGAAGATATGGTCATTGGGATGGTTTGAACAACCGTTTTTTGGATTTAATAATAAAAGCGTTGCAAGTCGACCCCCTTAGTGTGGTTTTAAAAATAGATTCTCCCTACAAACGAACTTGATTTCAAATGTTAGATAACTATTTATATGATATCGATTCTCATTATTGACAAAGGGCGAAATTAGCTTTAAGATAAAAGCAAGGTTAATTCCGACAATATTACTAGGGATTATGGAGGAGCGTATGTCTAAACAAATCATGGCCATCAGTGGCCTTAAATCAGAAGTAGAAAACAAAGAAATTCTAAAAGGGATCGATTTGACGATCAATGCGGGTGAGATTCATGTGATCATGGGTCCTAACGGTGCGGGTAAATCGACACTCGCCAATGTCCTCATGGGACATCCGGCCTATCAGGTAACAGGTGGAGAGGTCGTTTTCAGCGGCAAAAACCTGCTTGAGATGAAAGTGGACGAAAGAGCCAGACAGGGTCTTTTCATGTCCTTCCAGTATCCAGAAGAGGTACCTGGAGTGACGGTGGTGAACTTTTTAAGAACCGCGAAAGCCCAAGTGACTGGCGAGATGCCCTCACTTTTTGAACTCAATTCGGATATTCATGACAACCTTGAGGACCTGAACATGAGTGACGCCTATCTGACGCGCTACCTGAACCAGGGCTTCTCGGGCGGTGAGAAGAAGAAAAACGAAATACTCCAGATGGCGGTCCTCGAACCCAAGCTTGCGATTTTAGACGAAACGGATTCGGGGCTTGATGTGGACGCTATCAAAGACGTCTATGAGAAGATACAGAAGCTTTCCAGCGACAAGAACGCGATCGTGGTGATCACCCATTACAATAAGATACTCAATTATATCAAGCCTGATTTTGTTCATATCCTGGTGGATGGAAAAATCGTGAAGAGCGGCGACCTGTCGCTTGCAGACACCATTGAAAATGAAGGGTACGACGTATTCAAAGGAGCAAACTAATGGCCAATAAGACCTATGTTTCAGATATCGACCGTGGTGTCTATGACATCATAAACAAGGAAGACCACCGGTTCATCGCGGATAGGGGACTTACTGAAGAAATCATCAGGGAGATCTCCAGAGAGAAGGATGAGCCCGAATGGATGCTCAAGTTCAGACTGAAATCACTCGAAATCTATAAGCAAAAACCCGTCCCTACATGGGGAGCCGACTTGTCGGACCTAGATGTGGAGAATATCGTGCACTATGTGAAACCCAATACAGAAATGGCCAGAACCTGGGATGACGTGCCAGAGGACATCAAGGAGACATTTGAAAGACTCGGTATTCCACAAGCAGAAAGAGAGTCCCTTGCGGGTGTAGGCGCCCAGTACGATTCAGAGGTCGTCTACCATTCGATACAAGAAGAGCTCACAGCCCAAGGCGTCGTGTACACGGATATGGATACGGCTGTAAAGGAATACGAATCGATCGTCAAGAAGTACTTCATGACCCTGATCACCAATAGGGACCATAAGTTTTCGGCCCTTCACGGAGCGGTCTGGTCGGGCGGGTCCTTTGTCTATGTGCCAAAGGGCGTGAAGGTTGAAAAACCCCTTCAGTCCTATTTCAGACTCAATGCCAAGGGCGCCGGTCAGTTTGAGCATACGCTGATCGTAGTCGAAGAAGGCGCCGAGCTCCACTTCATCGAAGGGTGTTCTGCGCCAAAATACGGCGTGCAGAACCTTCATGCGGGAGCTGTGGAGCTGTTTGTGAAAGATGATGCCAAACTAAGGTATTCAACAATAGAGAACTGGTCTAGAAACATGTACAACCTCAACACCAAACGATGCGCTGTCGACAAGAACGGCAGAATCGAGTGGGTGTCGGGTTCGTTCGGGTCGAGGGTGTCGATGCTTTATCCCATGAGCATCCTGCGCGGTGAAGGAGCTTCAAGCGAGTTTACAGGAATCACCTTCGCTTCTAGCGGACAGTACCTCGACACAGGTACGAAGGTGGTGCATGCCGCGCCCAACACCACCTCGATCATCAATTCGAAATCCATCTCGAAAAACGGCGGACATGCCTTTTACAGGGGGCTTTTAAAGGTGACACCTGGCGCCTACAATGTGAAATCGACGGTCAACTGCGAGTCGCTCATGCTTGACAGCGAGTCAAGGTCCGATACACTCCCGATCATCGAAGTGATGAACGATAAAGTGGATATCGGCCACGAAGCCAAAATCGGGCGGATCAGCGACGACACCATCTTCTACCTCATGAGCAGAGGCATACCTGAAGGGGAAGCCAAAGCCATGATCGTACGGGGATTCGTAGAACCGATAACAAAAGAACTACCGCTAGAATATGCAGTTGAACTCAACAACCTGATAGGACTTGAGCTCGAAGGCACAATTGGTTAGGAGGCCCGTATGTCTTATTTAGAACATCAAACAAGGACGTTTGAGACGTTGGAACGTCCCTTATGGAAAAGAATAGAGCTACCCGAGGCCGTTTTTCCTGAAACAATAGGAACCTTTGAGGCGAAGATGAAGATAGAGGAGGGCGACAGAGGTGTGTTCGACCTAAGGTCCAGCCTTTCACATGACGCCCTTGAAAAAAGCGCGATTGACATGGAGACGCTAGAAACCTATCTTGCGATCGACCAAGGCCACAAGGAAGGGCTCGGACCAAAGTTTACAAGCTATGTGAACGGATTTTCAAATCAGGGGCTCTTGATACACTCTGGCGCGAAATCGCCTGTCAGATTGACGGTGTCCCATCACCTGAGCAAGGAGCAACCGCTTCTTTTGGATCATTACCTTATCGTAGCCGAAGAAGGCGCGAAAGTGGAGCTTGTGCTGGATTACACATCAGATGCTGAAGCGGTCTATCAGCACTATGGAAACCTGAAAATCATCGCCAAGAACAGATCGGAAGTTCGTGTGACAAAAATACAAAGGATTAACAGCCAGAGCCTCAGTTTTGATCAGGTGGTGACCGAGGTCGGTGAAGCCGCCGCAGTCACAGTCAATGACATTCAACTTGGAGCCGATGTAAAAGCGATTGCCAACATACAGACGATCAGCGGCATGCGGGGTGATGCGAATACACATTCCCTATACTACGGACAAGAAGACTCGAAGTCGGACCTATCCTATACGATGAAGCATCTGGGCAAAAAAACGACATCGACCATCCTATCCAAAGGCGCGCTTCAAAAAAACAGCCACAAGGTCTTTAGAGGCAATCTGATCTTTGAAAAGGGAGCCACCGGTTCTGTCGGAAAAGAAGAGGAGTTTGTCATGCTTTTGAATGAGAAACTGAAATCGGATTCGATACCCGGACTCTTCTGTAAAGAAGATGATGTGATCGGCGAACATGCCGCCAGTGTCGGACAGGTGGATGTGAACAAGCTCTTTTACCTGATGAGCAGGGGATTTTCGGAGTTTGAGGCCAAAAGGCTGATGATCAGGTCCGCCTATGAGGAAGTGCTTGTAAAAATGCAAATCGGTGAAGCGGGCGAGATCGTCTCTGATGAAATCAATTTGAGGATATCGTGATGAGTGACTTTGGAAAAGCCGTAAGGGAGCAGTTCGACAGCTTGTCTGACGCATCGCTTGTCTATCTCGACAGCGCCGCGACAACACTCAAGCCTAGATTTGTCATTGACGCCGTGGCAAAGTACTACGCCTTTGAAAACGGAAGCCCCAACAGGGGGGCGCACAGGCTAAGCGTCAAGTCGACACAGCTGTACAAGCAGTCCAAATCCGCAGTCAAAGACTTCCTGTCGGCGGGACCGGATTACGAGGTGGTCTATACGAGAAATGCGACGGAATGTCTGAACCTGATCGCAGAGAGCCTTCCTGTAGGAACGCTAAAAGAAGGGGATGAGGTTCTGATTTCAATCACATCCCATCATAGCAACATACTGCCCTGGCAAAGGCTCTGCAGACGATACGGTGCCAAGCTTGTTTATCTGTACACCGACGAGAACGGACAGATTCCTGCTGAGGAACTGAAAAAGATATCCGAGAGGACAAAAGTAGTCAGCGTTCCCTTTGTCTCAAACGGAAACGGCGCGATCCACCCTGTGAAAAAGATCGTGGAGCTGGCAAAAGCATTTGACGCGATAACTGTTGTGGACGCTGCGCAGGCGGTGGGCCATATGCCAGTGGATCTTAAGACACTTGACTGCGACCTGCTCGTTTTTTCGGGGCACAAGCTTTACGCGTCTCAGGGAATCGGAGTACTGGTGGGCAAAAGGGAAAGGCTAGAGGTCTTCGAACCCTACACCCTAGGCGGCGACATGATCGAATACGTCACCGAGCAAGAGGCGACTTTCGCACCCGTGCCTGAAAAATTCGAATCAGGCACCCAGAACGTCGCAGGTGCTGTCGGACTCATGTCGGCCATCGAGTGGCTTACGAGCGCCGGATATGGCGAGTTGCTCCATAAGGAGCGCAAACTTACGGACTATCTGTATGAAAGTCTCAAAGCAAGACCCGATATCGAAGTGTATGGACCCATTGACTCAAGGGAGCGGGGCGCGCTTGTCTCCTTCAATATAAAGGGCGTCCATCCCCACGATGTGGCCACCATACTGGATGATCAAGGGGTGGCGATCAGAGCGGGACACCACTGCTGTCAGCCCCTGATGAGCCACACAGGGACCCATGCGACTTGCAGGGCAAGTCTTGGCGTCTACAACTCGATGGAGGACATCGATAGGCTGATAAAAGCCATCGACAAGGTACAGGAGGTGTTTAGGACATATGCTTGATACGATCTATACGGAGCTGATTCTCAGCCATAATCAAAGTGGACACAACAAAGGTGAGCTCGTAAAACCGGACTTCGCACAAAGGGGGCACAATCCCAATTGCGGAGATGACCTGACGCTTATGGTGAACACCAGGGACGGGTTTGTGTCCGAAGCAAAGTTTGTGGGTCTTGGCTGTGCGATCAGTACTGCTAGCATCTCGATCATGATCGACCTTGTGAAGGGAAAGTCAGTTGAAGAAGCGAGACTGCTTGCTACGACTTACTTCAGGATGATCAGAGGAGAAGAAATCACCAGGGATGACAAAAAACTGCTCAAGGACGCGGGAGTATTCGAGACCTTAAAGGACATGCCCGCAAGAGTCAAATGCGGCACCTTGGGATGGCACTGCCTAAGCGTCATACTGGATAAAATCGAGTGAGCATGAAAACGTCACAACAAATTGAGGAAATCTCCTCAATTAACTGTGGCGTTTTTGGTATTTTTTGAATTATTGCCTGCATTATCGGATATAATAGAGAAAAAGAACAGGGGTGGGCGCAGTGAAGAATCGGTATCGAATCGCAGTGAGAGGTATTGTGGAAGTCGAAGGCAAGTTTTTAATTCTTAAACGCACGAAACCGGCTCGTGGTGAAAGGGATTTTTGGGAACTGCCGGGTGGCGGACAGGATTTTGGAGAATCGCCACAGGAAGCGCTTATCAGGGAACTTGACGAAGAAACAGGATTGTCGGTCATCGTGGGACAACCTGTATGCGTCTGGCACCATCTAAGGCCTGATAACGTACAGATCATAGGAATGACCTTCAAATGTAAGGCGATGTCCTCTGAAATCAGACTTTCTGAGGAACATAGCGAGTATGCCTGGGTGACAAAGGATGAACTCGCCTCTTATAAGGTGTTTCCTGAACTCATCACCGAAATGGAAGCGGTCATCATTTAAGGAGCGGCCTATGGACCATCACGACCATCATCATCATGGAACCAATCGAATAGGCATCACCATCGCGCTCAACCTTATCATCACTGTGGCGCAAGTGGTTGGAGGGCTGGTGTCCGGATCGCTTTCCTTGCTGTCGGATGCCGCCCATAATTTTAGCGATGTGATCGCGCTTGTTGTAAGCTACATCGGCGGTGTGATTTCTGTAAAACCGTCGACGGATGCGAAAACATTCGGTTATAAACGGGCTGAAATCATCGCCGCGCTGACCAATGTGGTAAGTGTCATGTTCATCGGGGTCACAATCCTTGTTGAAGCCGTCAAAAGAGTCGGTGATCCTGTCAAAGTGAACAGTTCTGTCGTCATTTGGCTTGCGGCGCTGAGCATCGTGATGAACGGACTATCCGTCTTGATCATTCAGAAGCCTTCCAAAAACAACCTGAACATACGATCGGCATATCTGCATCTGTTTACGGATATGCTTACTTCTGTCGCGGTCATGGCTTCTGGTATCGCAATGGCCTTATGGCAATGGTACTGGCTGGATACGGTGCTTTCGGTAGCAATTTCTGTGTATCTGATCGCAACAAGCTTTAAACTGCTCTCAGCCACGCTTTCCATCCTGATGCTGTTCGCGCCAAGCCAGTATGACCCGGACAAGCTTATGAAGCTTATCGGAGCGGTGGATGAAGTGTTGGATGTGCATCATGTGCACGCCTGGCAGTTGACCGACACCCAGTTCCATTTTGAAGGACACGTTGTGATCCGAGAGGACCTGTGTTTGTCTGAAACCGTGGAGCTGAGAAAAAGGATCAAGGATCTGATAAGGAAGCAAGGCTTTAGCCATGTCACGCTGGAGCTTGAATATGAACGCTGCGTAGATGGGGACTGTACTAAGGAAAACGACTAGGTGGCATGTGAGGTGGATGATGTTGAACTGGATAGAGCATTTGCTAGCGATTCTTTTTTTGCTGGGAACGGCATGTGTCATGTACGGGTATTTTCTCGAACCCCATTTAATTGAAGTCACCCATCATAAGGTCGGGCATGCTTCTATTAAAAGCGGTGCCATAAGAATCGTTCAACTGACGGATATCCACTTGGGTGATTTTATGTCACTGAAGCGGTTTGACCATATCATCGACCATGTGAACGCCCTAGAAGCGGATATAGTCCTCTTGACAGGAGACTTGCTCGATAATGCGAAAACAAACCAAAAAATGGACAAGGTGCCGGAGTCGCTCTTGCGGCTCAGCGAAGGTGCCCTAAAGTTTGCGGTTTTCGGCAATCATGAATACGAGTTCGGCGGTGAGAGCAATTACCGAAAAATCCTTGAAGAATCGGGATTCAGGCTGCTGGTGAACGAAACGACAACGGTAGTGCTGAACAGCCAGACACTGCAGATCAGCGGTGCCGACTGCGCGATCTTCGGAGAACGGGATTATACCTTTATGGACGGAATCGATCCAGCCCTCTTCCATGTGTTCATGTTGCATCAGCCAGATCCGATCGACCACTACCTTTTGGTGCCCATCGACCTTACCCTATCGGGGCACACCCATAGCGGGCAGATCCGACTTCCGATTCTAGGAACCCCCATCTTGCCTGAGCTAGGTAAGAAGTACATCGACGGATGGTATAGGCATACGGAAAGAATGAGTCAGTACGTAAGTAGAGGAATAGGAATGACGATGCTGCCCTTTCGCTTTCAGAGCAGGCCTGAAATCGCCGTGTTCGATATAGGGGTTGAGTAAACAATTTCTAAATTTTTAGAAATATATCCTAGACAAATCTGTTTCTTGTTATATAATGTAACGCGTATGTGCTATTTTTGATGATTGATGATTGATGATTGATTGTTGAAAAAATGAGAACTAGAGGATTGGATGATTAGAAGATTAGCAAAATATCTTTTTGCTGATCTTCTAATCCGCTAATCTTCTACAACAAAAAAGGAGGATATCGCTCAGGCGATAAAATAAGACTATGTTACAAGTGACTGAACTGGGTCTTCGTTTCGGAGACAAAAAGCTTTTTGAAGAAGTAAACTTAAAATTCACCAAAGGAAACTGTTATGGCGTTATCGGTGCCAACGGTGCCGGTAAATCGACGTTTCTAAAAATCATTTCTGGTGAGATTGAACCCAATACCGGTAATGTGAGCATCACACCTGGCGAAAGATTGGCCGTGCTCAAGCAGGACCACTTCGAATACGACGAATATCCTGTAGTGCAGACG contains these protein-coding regions:
- a CDS encoding metallophosphoesterase — its product is MLNWIEHLLAILFLLGTACVMYGYFLEPHLIEVTHHKVGHASIKSGAIRIVQLTDIHLGDFMSLKRFDHIIDHVNALEADIVLLTGDLLDNAKTNQKMDKVPESLLRLSEGALKFAVFGNHEYEFGGESNYRKILEESGFRLLVNETTTVVLNSQTLQISGADCAIFGERDYTFMDGIDPALFHVFMLHQPDPIDHYLLVPIDLTLSGHTHSGQIRLPILGTPILPELGKKYIDGWYRHTERMSQYVSRGIGMTMLPFRFQSRPEIAVFDIGVE